A stretch of Vigna angularis cultivar LongXiaoDou No.4 chromosome 4, ASM1680809v1, whole genome shotgun sequence DNA encodes these proteins:
- the LOC108331819 gene encoding mitogen-activated protein kinase kinase kinase 1: MHHLSRIFEHRNRTKAMDQKNPRRKPKLERRNALKYSEYDSGSSTSDEALYTRSMEFYDRTSFRIEGVEGEFDRICRSLGLSGPEDFSIPAAAWEAMKFRSSSDILPRLKLENLDIPEEEEEDEEEEVPNINEERILKPPEDGEFSEKLGDGVRVLEADESTTGIKGVRPPMLKPPPGVRVQLVDDSSCSTWDLLRDLAPIGEELSLKHSEHTRDVENDAPLGVVEREVSKKEEGQVGRASPKREEEENVDNAARIAEIVAGLSESCSFSTSNEDDSSSSTTDHTPNNISPQGRIKRIITAGSWQKGEFLGGGSFGTVYEGISDDGFFFAVKEVSLLDQGTQGKQSVYQLEQEIALLSQFEHENIVQYYGTEMDESKLYIFLEFVTKGSLRSLYQKYTLRDSQVSAYTRQILHGMKYLHDRNVVHRDIKCANILVDASGSVKLADFGLAKATKMNDVKSMKGTAFWMAPEVVKGKNKGYGLPADIWSVGCTVLEMLTGQLPYCDLEWMQALFRIGKGIRPSIPDSLSRDATDFILQCLQVNPNERPTAAQLLNHSFVQRPLSQTSGSSFPHVLGRKG; encoded by the exons ATGCATCACCTATCTCGGATTTTTGAGCACCGCAACCGCACCAAAGCCATGGATCAGAAAAACCCGCGGAGGAAGCCCAAGCTCGAGCGCCGCAACGCTCTCAAGTACTCTGAATACGACTCCGGATCATCTACCTCCGACGAAGCGCTCTACACGCGCTCCATGGAGTTCTACGACCGCACCAGCTTCCGAATCGAGGGCGTCGAGGGAGAGTTCGATCGAATTTGCAGGAGTTTAGGTCTTTCCGGCCCAGAAGACTTCTCTATTCCCGCTGCGGCCTGGGAAGCCATGAAATTTCGTTCCTCTTCCGATATCCTCCCGAGACTGAAGCTCGAAAACCTCGATATTCccgaggaagaggaagaggacgaagaagaagaagtaccGAACATAAACGAGGAGAGAATACTGAAACCACCAGAGGatggtgaatttagtgaaaaattAGGAGATGGGGTTAGGGTTTTGGAGGCAGATGAGTCGACCACTGGTATTAAGGGTGTTCGTCCGCCGATGCTGAAGCCGCCGCCGGGGGTTAGAGTTCAGTTGGTGGATGATAGCTCGTGTTCCACGTGGGACCTTTTGAGGGATTTGGCTCCGATAGGTGAAGAGTTATCGTTGAAGCACTCCGAGCATACGAGGGATGTAGAGAATGATGCACCGCTAGGGGTAGTAGAGAGGGAGGTATCGAAGAAAGAAGAAGGGCAAGTGGGTAGAGCGAGCCCGAAGAGGGAAGAGGAAGAGAATGTGGATAATGCAGCGAGGATTGCGGAGATCGTGGCTGGGCTTTCTGAATCATGTTCGTTTTCCACGTCGAACGAAGATGATTCTTCTAGTAGTACAACGgatcatacccccaacaatatTTCTCCGCAAGGGAGAATCAAGCGGATTATTACCGCCGGAAGTTGGCAGAAGGGTGAGTTTCTTGGGGGTGGCTCGTTTGGCACCGTTTATGAAGGAATTTCTGA TGATGGATTCTTTTTTGCTGTAAAAGAAGTTTCATTGCTTGATCAGGGGACTCAGGGAAAGCAAAGTGTATATCAACTGGAGCAG GAAATAGCACTTTTGAGTCAGTTTGAGCATGAAAATATTGTTCAATATTATGGCACAGAAATG GATGAATCAAAGCTGTATATCTTTCTTGAGTTTGTAACCAAAGGTTCCCTTAGAAGCCTCTACCAAAAGTATACTCTTCGAGATTCCCAAGTATCTGCCTATACAAGACAGATTCTGCACGGTATGAAGTATCTTCATGATCGAAATGTGGTTCACAG GGATATCAAATGTGCAAATATATTGGTGGATGCAAGTGGATCTGTCAAGCTTGCAGATTTTGGATTGGCCAAG GCAACCAAAATGAATGACGTTAAATCAATGAAGGGTACAGCATTCTGGATGGCCCCGGAG GTTGTGAAAGGAAAGAACAAGGGATATGGGCTTCCAGCTGATATATGGAGTGTGGGATGCACTGTACTGGAGATGTTAACAGGCCAACTTCCGTACTGTGATTTGGAATGG ATGCAGGCATTATTTAGAATTGGAAAAGGTATTCGACCATCTATTCCCGACTCCCTTTCGAGAGATGCAACCGATTTTATCCTGCAGTGCCTTCAAGTTAATCCAAATGAGCGTCCCACCGCTGCTCAACTTCTAAACCATTCATTTGTCCAAAGGCCACTTTCCCAGACCTCTGGTTCTTCATTTCCTCATGTTCTTGGCCGGAAGGGTTAA
- the LOC108331875 gene encoding uncharacterized protein LOC108331875, whose product MAEVSKLRNKSQGRKSSPCLLSCARKNLKDLTVKKSSSKASEKKDWKDITCSVCMEVPHNAILLLCSSYDKGCRPYMCATSHRYSNCFEQYKKAYTKATSVQSLQLEANNSNLDLSTGESQDNTKVHELLCPLCRRQVKGWTVVEAARKSLNAKKRSCMQDDCSFVGNYKELRKHVKSKHPSARPREVDPIREEKWKRFECERERNDVISTILSSTPGAMVLGDYVLEPNDHAFYSDEYDSDGEYVEDDFSHTFYSDEYDSDGEYLEDNFFSVRSIGLGRTRHFLPNIRYNQDRAGDSFDVDRFGFQSVASAGSAAVSGRRLHRILLGSSRRRRRHRIANARR is encoded by the coding sequence ATGGCTGAAGTTAGTAAGTTGAGGAACAAGTCTCAAGGTCGGAAGTCATCACCATGTCTTTTGTCTTGTGCAAGAAAAAATCTGAAAGATCTTACTGTAAAGAAGAGCTCTTCTAAAGCATCGGAGAAGAAAGATTGGAAAGATATAACCTGTTCTGTATGTATGGAGGTCCCCCACAATGCCATTCTCTTGCTTTGTTCGTCTTATGACAAGGGTTGTCGCCCTTATATGTGTGCAACAAGTCATCGCTATTCAAACTGTTTTGAACAATATAAAAAAGCATATACTAAAGCAACATCTGTTCAAAGTTTGCAGCTAGAAGCAAATAATTCAAATCTTGATTTAAGCACAGGTGAATCTCAAGACAACACTAAAGTTCATGAGCTTCTTTGCCCCCTTTGTCGCCGACAGGTGAAAGGTTGGACAGTGGTTGAAGCCGCAAGGAAGTCTCTGAATGCCAAGAAAAGAAGTTGCATGCAGGATGACTGCTCTTTTGTGGGGAATTACAAGGAGCTTAGGAAACATGTTAAGTCTAAGCATCCATCTGCACGACCCCGAGAAGTGGACCcaataagagaagaaaaatggaagaggTTTGAGTGTGAAAGAGAACGAAATGATGTTATTAGCACAATTTTATCTTCAACGCCAGGGGCTATGGTACTGGGGGATTATGTGCTGGAGCCAAATGACCATGCTTTTTATAGTGATGAGTATGATTCAGACGGTGAATATGTAGAGGATGATTTTTCTCATACCTTTTATAGTGATGAGTATGATTCAGACGGTGAATATCTAGAGGATAATTTTTTCTCAGTTAGGTCCATTGGCTTGGGGAGAACTCGTCACTTTTTGCCGAACATTAGATATAATCAGGATCGTGCTGGAGATTCTTTCGATGTTGATCGCTTTGGTTTTCAGAGTGTCGCATCTGCAGGTTCTGCTGCTGTCTCTGGACGCAGACTCCACAGGATACTGTTAGGAAGCTCTAGAAGACGACGGAGGCATAGGATAGCAAATGCAAGAAGGTAA